The Borrelia puertoricensis genome contains the following window.
TGTACATAGAATAAAAGTAATTTACTACTTTGCTAAAGATATTAATGTATTTTTGTGTGTTGGTATTTGAGTCTTGTTTTAGCAGTTCCGTAAATTTGTTTAGTATATCTATACTTAATTTTGCAGTAGTTAAATTCAATTTATAACTCCTTTGAATATGATTCTTTTGTTCCTTCCCATTTTGGCAATCTCATGTTTTCAGGATTATTATTAACCTTTTCTATAAATTCTTGTATTTTGTTATTAATAGGAGTTAATGCTTCTTGGATTTGGGGCGTTAATGCATTCTCTAATCTTTCCATGTTTTTAGTGAAAATAATTCTGTATTCTGTGTAAACTTCATTAAGTAGCATAAATATTTTATGAGCATTCACGTTAAAAGAGCCATCTTCAAAATTAGACAGTGTACTAAATAATGTTTCTATTGCATTTAAAGCAGTATTTAATGAACTAATGTCAAGAGTCATTGATTAATCCTTTCCTTTATGCTTTCTTTTAAATTTAGTTGCTAATAAACTTATGATATCTTTAATTACCGGTTTAAAGATAAGTCCTATACCTAAAATAAAAGTGGCAATGACAATTAATTTAATTTCATTGATATTAATTAAAAGTTCTGATATTTCAGACAATTTAGTTAAAGTGAAATGATCCATTAACCTTGTAACCTCACATAAAAAAGATAAATAAAGTATATTACAAAAAGTACCAAAAACTAATAATTTATTAAGTTTTACAAAGTAAAATTACAGTTTTACTAAAACCGGAACACGATTTCCGCTTAGATATCTATATTTTTGTATGTACCATCCTCTAAATAGTGTTATAACTTGATATAGTAACAAATTTGTCTGAACTAGAGAAATGCGAATAAGAACTCATATTACTTGTAAGATCACTTCTGATATAGCTAGATAAATTACTCTTATAACTTGAGTCATTATTCATAAGTTTGCTTAGTAGTTTAGAGTAAAGTTTATCTGTAAATTCACTATTCTCAGCAAGTTCTGTTGCAATAGTGTCTTTAATTACTTCCTTAAAATAAGATAATCCTTCTCCTTTAAACGTTTTATCTTTAGTCTTTTGAAGGAAGTTTTCATAAGTAATTGCATTACAACTTGCAACACCATCATCTAATAAAAGTAAATCACTATTTTTTATATCATTTACCCTATTTAAATCTTTAATTTGTATAAATTCATTCTCGTCCATTAAAAGTCTCTCATCTGTTGACAAATGATACCTCCATTAGTTAAAAGAAACAACTTCTATATTTTGATTGTCAATAATTTTAAGTTTTCTTCCTATAGGAATCATGCCTTTAATAAAAGCATAAATTGAATGAGAATATCCTTTAGGAATAAAATTGAATGCTAGTGTTTTATATTTATCTTCGTATCCTTGTTTTGATTGACGTAAGCGTATACGTTTGGGTTTTACTCCAACAGCAGTACTAGGAGTAATATATGATATAAAATTAGTTTTTATACTTCCAAGTAATTTAATACTAATAACTCCAGCTTCTGGTGTTGTAATTTCAATATCAACATTAAGAAAAGCTTTAAATAATCTAATAAATGACTCATCAGTACCAATATGTCTTAAAGCAAAAATGACGCTGTCAATATTGCTTGCAAGCTCTTTTAATGGGCGACTTTTATAGTGAAAAGTTTTAAATACGTTTGATAACCAGACAGCAATAAAATGAGAAGATAGATAGTTACTAGCAATAATACCAGAGAAATTAGAATTTAGAGCTCTTAATTTCAGCAAGTATTTTATTTGCATAATCTAATTCTGAACGTATAAATTTTTCTATTTGTGTTTTATGAAGAAAACCTGGTATGCTCAATATATCTCCTTAAGTTTGAATATCAATAAGTAGTCTCTCAGTGAGACTGAAGTTAAGTATTTCTGATGGACTGATTTCAATATCTTGATTCTCTTTAAAATCACTTGCGCTAATGTTACTTATACTTGTCTCAGGATTGTCTTTAATGCAGGCATTAATTTTAAGTTCTTGAATGCCTTTTATCTCATTAACCGGAGCAGTAAAATCTTGATATTCAAAACTAATTCCCATGTCAGAGTAATTATTATTGATAATTCTCCTGTATATTTCTCTTATTTGCATGTCGATATTGAGATAAATGTGATTTTTAAGGTCAAGTTTGTATTTTACTTTAAGATAGATATATTTAGTCTTTCCTAGAGAAACTTTATAAGATTTAACTTGATTGTGGCTATTTATTCCATCAATATCAATATCACCTTCTAAGATAGTTCCACTAGGAATAGTGCTATAAAGTACTTCCCAAAGGTTTGCTTTGAATGTAGAATCTTTAATTGTGTTCTTAGAGTCGTTTAAGATGGTATCATTAACAATAAGATAAATATTAGCTTTTCCTGCTGTGCTTACAATGTTAACGTATTTTACATTCGGTAAGTTCAGTATAGCATTTCTTAATGCTTCATGAGTGGTGCTTTTAACACTTATATGAGACTCTATAGCCTTCCAATACTCACCTTGTGGTTTAAGTTTATCCATAAAAATGTTAAGTTCATTAATTATTTGTTCCTCAACTGTAGCAAGAGAAGCAGCTATGATGTTGTAAATGGATGATGGGTCATCTTTTATCACAATACCGTGTGTTTGTTTTAAATATTCTCTCTTTGTGTTAATTATTTGTGAGATATTTTGTTTTAGAATGCCGAAATTATTATCAAAAGCAATACTCATATGCAAATCTCCGTTTGAAAAGAATCACCAGGAAAATAGAGAGTAATTTGTAATATTTTTGAGTTTATATTAATGTTAACTCCAGTAAGATCAATGTCCAGTTCTTGGGCAACAGAGTAGAGATAATATTTAATTTGATCTAGAGTGCCAAGCTTACATAATTTAAGGATATGTGTATAATCAAATCCCCATGTTGGATTTAGAGCAAGACTTCCTTTAGGGGTTTTAAGGAAAATAAATAATCTTTGTTTTTGCTCTTCTATTCCATCAGCAATCTGTAAGTCTGAGCCTGATACTAAATTAAACTGCAAATCAACCTTTAAATCCATACTAACCTATGTAAATCAATCTTTAACCTTTAACTTAAAGGAAATGTATAACAAAAATATCAAAAAACTAATTAAATAAATTATTAATTTTGCTATTTATTTTTGATGTATAGTAAGAGAGAGAAGAGTAATCAATGCTTGAATTTCCTATAATTCTTAAGTTATTAATAGCATTTACTATTGCCTCTAAGATGTCTTTAAGACTAGTTATCTCATTACGTATATCCAACTTATGTTTAGCATATATTTTAAGATGCTTAGGGTCAATTGCACTTAATATATAAAAATGATGTTTATCAAAATATATATTGTCATCTGTATTAAATAGATTAATGTTTGATTGAAGAAGTACTACTCTGTCATCTTTGTGAAGACTTAGATTGATATTTGATATATTACGAGTGTGAATCTCAAGTCCTTTATATTCGTCAATTTCTACAATACCTTCTTGAGTATCGCTGTTAAATGATTTTATAATTCCTATTTTTGATATGCATATATTGTTAGCTATCCATTCTTTGCTCTCTTCTTGAGTTAAAGCAGAACCAGACATGCTCTGATTCATTCTATAAATTTCATAATTAAAATTCATATCCTCTCCTTTATTTCATTTTTAGATGATTAATGTCATCATAAAGCTTTAAGGTAAGTGAACACTCACCAGAATTGCTTAGAGAAGCACTAGTTTCACAAATCGTGCTCTTTATTATATTCCCCAAAGAATCTCTAAATGATACTCTGTCACCAACTTTTAATTTATGAGTATAAGTAAGCTTTGCTCTCCAATATATAAGTCTTATATTAAGAGTAGTGCCTATAGTAATTTCTTGCTTTGGGATAAATTCAAGACCATAATCTTCAAGTGACTCATAATGAGCATCAGGACCGGTTAATTGATGATTTGTGAATATGAGATTACATTCAACCAAATCAACTCCATTACCAACATCAGCAATAACATTTTGTATATATTTTTTAGATAATTTTTCTATAAATTCTTTTGGAGTTCTAGCATAAATATGCTCTTCTATGATTTTAAGTCTGTCATTAGTGCTCATATTGATTATATTTCTACCCGGAAAGGCAAAGTTTATAGCGTCCTGGACCGTCATTCCTTTAAATTGTTTTGTTTCAAGTTCTCGGTTAAAGAAATTACTCTTTGATGCTAAATGAAGTTCAAGCTCTATGCTAAAATCACCACTAGGATAGTCACTGCTCATTGGGACTCCCAGATAACCTGCCATGATAAATGTAAATGAGTCTTCATGAGCAAATTTTTTATAGTATATCTTTACAATATCTCCTTCATGTATATGATTGTTGAAATCGAGGTGTAAATTCCAAAGAACAAGTTTGGCTTGTTTTGCCCTTACAAAATTGTAACTTGAATAAACATTAGATATTGAGATATCAACATAAATGCCATGTTGTGTGTTGATAATGATTTTAGGAGAAGATTCTGGTGTTGCATCACCAGTAATATTTTTATTTGAGCTAGTAGTAGAGTAAAATTCAATCTTAAAATCATATTTAAGTAATATCACAAGCTTATCCTTTGTATTTATCCAAATGAAAGGTTTTAATAACTTCCATGTTAAGATTAAGCTCAACTTCATCTATGAAAGGCACATCTTTAAATGTTAGGGAAGTAATTACAACTAATTCTTTAATGCCAAAAGTTGGACTATAAGCAGTAAAGGGAACTTGTGCTTGAAGTCTACCAGCCAGTTGTTCTTTAACTAAATTACTATCAAATTCAAGTAGTGAGTTACCAAAAGGAGTTAATTTCAGTGGAGCTAACATATTCTTATAAAGACTTGTAAGTACACCACCATTTAAAGCAATAACTTCTCCTGTAAGTACAGGGTTATAACTTACATATTCAGCTTTCCTTAAGTAGTAATTAATTACAGGACGTTTGGAACATGTGGTGTTATAAGTACGAGTTATAAGTTCAAATTTAGGTTTAATAAAGAATAATTGGGGCAAATACCCAAGTCCCTTAA
Protein-coding sequences here:
- a CDS encoding BlyB family putative holin accessory protein, translated to MTLDISSLNTALNAIETLFSTLSNFEDGSFNVNAHKIFMLLNEVYTEYRIIFTKNMERLENALTPQIQEALTPINNKIQEFIEKVNNNPENMRLPKWEGTKESYSKEL
- a CDS encoding BlyA family holin, translating into MDHFTLTKLSEISELLININEIKLIVIATFILGIGLIFKPVIKDIISLLATKFKRKHKGKD
- a CDS encoding DUF685 domain-containing protein — protein: MSTDERLLMDENEFIQIKDLNRVNDIKNSDLLLLDDGVASCNAITYENFLQKTKDKTFKGEGLSYFKEVIKDTIATELAENSEFTDKLYSKLLSKLMNNDSSYKSNLSSYIRSDLTSNMSSYSHFSSSDKFVTISSYNTI
- a CDS encoding DUF735 family protein, encoding MLKLRALNSNFSGIIASNYLSSHFIAVWLSNVFKTFHYKSRPLKELASNIDSVIFALRHIGTDESFIRLFKAFLNVDIEITTPEAGVISIKLLGSIKTNFISYITPSTAVGVKPKRIRLRQSKQGYEDKYKTLAFNFIPKGYSHSIYAFIKGMIPIGRKLKIIDNQNIEVVSFN
- a CDS encoding DUF735 family protein codes for the protein MSIPGFLHKTQIEKFIRSELDYANKILAEIKSSKF
- a CDS encoding DUF276 domain-containing protein (DUF276 is restricted to Borreliella and related spirochetes.) — its product is MSIAFDNNFGILKQNISQIINTKREYLKQTHGIVIKDDPSSIYNIIAASLATVEEQIINELNIFMDKLKPQGEYWKAIESHISVKSTTHEALRNAILNLPNVKYVNIVSTAGKANIYLIVNDTILNDSKNTIKDSTFKANLWEVLYSTIPSGTILEGDIDIDGINSHNQVKSYKVSLGKTKYIYLKVKYKLDLKNHIYLNIDMQIREIYRRIINNNYSDMGISFEYQDFTAPVNEIKGIQELKINACIKDNPETSISNISASDFKENQDIEISPSEILNFSLTERLLIDIQT
- a CDS encoding DUF777 family protein is translated as MNFNYEIYRMNQSMSGSALTQEESKEWIANNICISKIGIIKSFNSDTQEGIVEIDEYKGLEIHTRNISNINLSLHKDDRVVLLQSNINLFNTDDNIYFDKHHFYILSAIDPKHLKIYAKHKLDIRNEITSLKDILEAIVNAINNLRIIGNSSIDYSSLSYYTSKINSKINNLFN
- a CDS encoding DUF693 family protein, with the translated sequence MILLKYDFKIEFYSTTSSNKNITGDATPESSPKIIINTQHGIYVDISISNVYSSYNFVRAKQAKLVLWNLHLDFNNHIHEGDIVKIYYKKFAHEDSFTFIMAGYLGVPMSSDYPSGDFSIELELHLASKSNFFNRELETKQFKGMTVQDAINFAFPGRNIINMSTNDRLKIIEEHIYARTPKEFIEKLSKKYIQNVIADVGNGVDLVECNLIFTNHQLTGPDAHYESLEDYGLEFIPKQEITIGTTLNIRLIYWRAKLTYTHKLKVGDRVSFRDSLGNIIKSTICETSASLSNSGECSLTLKLYDDINHLKMK
- a CDS encoding DUF792 family protein; the protein is MQPMEIFQIIKDTVTQIFALFSTDNFIVLFPRPDLKGLGYLPQLFFIKPKFELITRTYNTTCSKRPVINYYLRKAEYVSYNPVLTGEVIALNGGVLTSLYKNMLAPLKLTPFGNSLLEFDSNLVKEQLAGRLQAQVPFTAYSPTFGIKELVVITSLTFKDVPFIDEVELNLNMEVIKTFHLDKYKG